A DNA window from Engystomops pustulosus chromosome 6, aEngPut4.maternal, whole genome shotgun sequence contains the following coding sequences:
- the STX16 gene encoding syntaxin-16 isoform X1: protein MATRRLTDAFLLLRNNAAHNRHILAEQVSSPSRPGSTQSRGAELDELADDRMALVSDISLDPEAAIGVTRRLSPKWVDGVQEIQYDVTRIKQKMKELASLHDKHLNRPTLDDSTEEEHAIEITTQEVTQMFHRCQRAVQGLQSRARNCTEQEERVLRNVVSSLAQSLQDLSTNFRHAQSDYLKRMKNREERSKHFFDTSVPLMDDGEDNTLYDRGFSDDQLVLVQQNTLMVEEREREIRQIVQSISDLNEIFRELATMVVEQGTVLDRIDYNVEQSCVKTEEGLKHLQKAEQYQKKNRKMLVILILFVLVIVLIVVLIGVKSK, encoded by the exons ATGGCCACTCGCCGCCTGACCGACGCCTTCTTATTATTGCGGAACAATGCCGCCCATAACCGGCACATTCTGGCCGAGCAAGTGAGTAGCCCCAGCCGCCCGGGGAGTACGCAGAGCCGCGGAGCG GAGCTCGATGAG CTGGCAGATGATCGTATGGCATTGGTCTCAGACATTAGTCTGGACCCAGAAGCTGCAATTGGAGTCACTAGGCGATTGTCTCCAAAATGGGTGGATGGAGTTCAAGAA ATCCAGTATGACGTTACCCGTATTAAACAGAAGATGAAGGAACTGGCCAGCTTACATGACAAGCACTTAAACCGACCAACGTTAGATGACAGCACAGAAGAAGAGCATGCCATCGAGATCACCACTCAGGAGGTCACACAG ATGTTCCACCGGTGTCAAAGGGCAGTTCAGGGCTTACAGAGCCGAGCACGGAACTgcacagagcaggaggagagagTGTTACGAAATGTTGTCTCCTCACTGGCACAGTCTCTACAGGACCTCTCCACAAATTTTAGACATGCCCAATCTGATTATCTCAAGA GAATGAAGAATCGTGAAGAAAGATCAAAGCATTTCTTTGATACCTCTGTTCCACTCATGGATGATGGAGAAGATAATACTTTATATGACAGG GGTTTTTCCGATGATCAGCTTGTTCTAGTACAGCAAAATACACTAATGGTGGAGGAGAGGGAACGAGAGATTCGTCAGATTGTACAGTCTATCTCAGACCTGAATGAGATCTTCAGAGAGCTGGCAACCATGGTGGTGGAACAG GGCACAGTACTTGACAGGATTGACTATAATGTTGAACAATCCTGTGTTAAAACAGAGGAAGGGTTAAAACATTTGCAGAAG GCGGAGCAGTACCAGAAAAAGAACCGGAAGATGCTTGTCATTTTAATTCTGTTTGTCCTTGTGATTGTTCTCATTGTTGTGCTCATTGGTGTAAAGTCTAAGTAG
- the STX16 gene encoding syntaxin-16 isoform X3, whose protein sequence is MATRRLTDAFLLLRNNAAHNRHILAEQELDELADDRMALVSDISLDPEAAIGVTRRLSPKWVDGVQEIQYDVTRIKQKMKELASLHDKHLNRPTLDDSTEEEHAIEITTQEVTQMFHRCQRAVQGLQSRARNCTEQEERVLRNVVSSLAQSLQDLSTNFRHAQSDYLKRMKNREERSKHFFDTSVPLMDDGEDNTLYDRGFSDDQLVLVQQNTLMVEEREREIRQIVQSISDLNEIFRELATMVVEQGTVLDRIDYNVEQSCVKTEEGLKHLQKAEQYQKKNRKMLVILILFVLVIVLIVVLIGVKSK, encoded by the exons ATGGCCACTCGCCGCCTGACCGACGCCTTCTTATTATTGCGGAACAATGCCGCCCATAACCGGCACATTCTGGCCGAGCAA GAGCTCGATGAG CTGGCAGATGATCGTATGGCATTGGTCTCAGACATTAGTCTGGACCCAGAAGCTGCAATTGGAGTCACTAGGCGATTGTCTCCAAAATGGGTGGATGGAGTTCAAGAA ATCCAGTATGACGTTACCCGTATTAAACAGAAGATGAAGGAACTGGCCAGCTTACATGACAAGCACTTAAACCGACCAACGTTAGATGACAGCACAGAAGAAGAGCATGCCATCGAGATCACCACTCAGGAGGTCACACAG ATGTTCCACCGGTGTCAAAGGGCAGTTCAGGGCTTACAGAGCCGAGCACGGAACTgcacagagcaggaggagagagTGTTACGAAATGTTGTCTCCTCACTGGCACAGTCTCTACAGGACCTCTCCACAAATTTTAGACATGCCCAATCTGATTATCTCAAGA GAATGAAGAATCGTGAAGAAAGATCAAAGCATTTCTTTGATACCTCTGTTCCACTCATGGATGATGGAGAAGATAATACTTTATATGACAGG GGTTTTTCCGATGATCAGCTTGTTCTAGTACAGCAAAATACACTAATGGTGGAGGAGAGGGAACGAGAGATTCGTCAGATTGTACAGTCTATCTCAGACCTGAATGAGATCTTCAGAGAGCTGGCAACCATGGTGGTGGAACAG GGCACAGTACTTGACAGGATTGACTATAATGTTGAACAATCCTGTGTTAAAACAGAGGAAGGGTTAAAACATTTGCAGAAG GCGGAGCAGTACCAGAAAAAGAACCGGAAGATGCTTGTCATTTTAATTCTGTTTGTCCTTGTGATTGTTCTCATTGTTGTGCTCATTGGTGTAAAGTCTAAGTAG
- the STX16 gene encoding syntaxin-16 isoform X2, which yields MATRRLTDAFLLLRNNAAHNRHILAEQVSSPSRPGSTQSRGALADDRMALVSDISLDPEAAIGVTRRLSPKWVDGVQEIQYDVTRIKQKMKELASLHDKHLNRPTLDDSTEEEHAIEITTQEVTQMFHRCQRAVQGLQSRARNCTEQEERVLRNVVSSLAQSLQDLSTNFRHAQSDYLKRMKNREERSKHFFDTSVPLMDDGEDNTLYDRGFSDDQLVLVQQNTLMVEEREREIRQIVQSISDLNEIFRELATMVVEQGTVLDRIDYNVEQSCVKTEEGLKHLQKAEQYQKKNRKMLVILILFVLVIVLIVVLIGVKSK from the exons ATGGCCACTCGCCGCCTGACCGACGCCTTCTTATTATTGCGGAACAATGCCGCCCATAACCGGCACATTCTGGCCGAGCAAGTGAGTAGCCCCAGCCGCCCGGGGAGTACGCAGAGCCGCGGAGCG CTGGCAGATGATCGTATGGCATTGGTCTCAGACATTAGTCTGGACCCAGAAGCTGCAATTGGAGTCACTAGGCGATTGTCTCCAAAATGGGTGGATGGAGTTCAAGAA ATCCAGTATGACGTTACCCGTATTAAACAGAAGATGAAGGAACTGGCCAGCTTACATGACAAGCACTTAAACCGACCAACGTTAGATGACAGCACAGAAGAAGAGCATGCCATCGAGATCACCACTCAGGAGGTCACACAG ATGTTCCACCGGTGTCAAAGGGCAGTTCAGGGCTTACAGAGCCGAGCACGGAACTgcacagagcaggaggagagagTGTTACGAAATGTTGTCTCCTCACTGGCACAGTCTCTACAGGACCTCTCCACAAATTTTAGACATGCCCAATCTGATTATCTCAAGA GAATGAAGAATCGTGAAGAAAGATCAAAGCATTTCTTTGATACCTCTGTTCCACTCATGGATGATGGAGAAGATAATACTTTATATGACAGG GGTTTTTCCGATGATCAGCTTGTTCTAGTACAGCAAAATACACTAATGGTGGAGGAGAGGGAACGAGAGATTCGTCAGATTGTACAGTCTATCTCAGACCTGAATGAGATCTTCAGAGAGCTGGCAACCATGGTGGTGGAACAG GGCACAGTACTTGACAGGATTGACTATAATGTTGAACAATCCTGTGTTAAAACAGAGGAAGGGTTAAAACATTTGCAGAAG GCGGAGCAGTACCAGAAAAAGAACCGGAAGATGCTTGTCATTTTAATTCTGTTTGTCCTTGTGATTGTTCTCATTGTTGTGCTCATTGGTGTAAAGTCTAAGTAG
- the STX16 gene encoding syntaxin-16 isoform X4 has translation MATRRLTDAFLLLRNNAAHNRHILAEQLADDRMALVSDISLDPEAAIGVTRRLSPKWVDGVQEIQYDVTRIKQKMKELASLHDKHLNRPTLDDSTEEEHAIEITTQEVTQMFHRCQRAVQGLQSRARNCTEQEERVLRNVVSSLAQSLQDLSTNFRHAQSDYLKRMKNREERSKHFFDTSVPLMDDGEDNTLYDRGFSDDQLVLVQQNTLMVEEREREIRQIVQSISDLNEIFRELATMVVEQGTVLDRIDYNVEQSCVKTEEGLKHLQKAEQYQKKNRKMLVILILFVLVIVLIVVLIGVKSK, from the exons ATGGCCACTCGCCGCCTGACCGACGCCTTCTTATTATTGCGGAACAATGCCGCCCATAACCGGCACATTCTGGCCGAGCAA CTGGCAGATGATCGTATGGCATTGGTCTCAGACATTAGTCTGGACCCAGAAGCTGCAATTGGAGTCACTAGGCGATTGTCTCCAAAATGGGTGGATGGAGTTCAAGAA ATCCAGTATGACGTTACCCGTATTAAACAGAAGATGAAGGAACTGGCCAGCTTACATGACAAGCACTTAAACCGACCAACGTTAGATGACAGCACAGAAGAAGAGCATGCCATCGAGATCACCACTCAGGAGGTCACACAG ATGTTCCACCGGTGTCAAAGGGCAGTTCAGGGCTTACAGAGCCGAGCACGGAACTgcacagagcaggaggagagagTGTTACGAAATGTTGTCTCCTCACTGGCACAGTCTCTACAGGACCTCTCCACAAATTTTAGACATGCCCAATCTGATTATCTCAAGA GAATGAAGAATCGTGAAGAAAGATCAAAGCATTTCTTTGATACCTCTGTTCCACTCATGGATGATGGAGAAGATAATACTTTATATGACAGG GGTTTTTCCGATGATCAGCTTGTTCTAGTACAGCAAAATACACTAATGGTGGAGGAGAGGGAACGAGAGATTCGTCAGATTGTACAGTCTATCTCAGACCTGAATGAGATCTTCAGAGAGCTGGCAACCATGGTGGTGGAACAG GGCACAGTACTTGACAGGATTGACTATAATGTTGAACAATCCTGTGTTAAAACAGAGGAAGGGTTAAAACATTTGCAGAAG GCGGAGCAGTACCAGAAAAAGAACCGGAAGATGCTTGTCATTTTAATTCTGTTTGTCCTTGTGATTGTTCTCATTGTTGTGCTCATTGGTGTAAAGTCTAAGTAG